A part of Vulpes lagopus strain Blue_001 chromosome 4, ASM1834538v1, whole genome shotgun sequence genomic DNA contains:
- the SSBP1 gene encoding single-stranded DNA-binding protein, mitochondrial isoform X3 has protein sequence MAGGAAAAVGRPHTTLWEKQIEAMFRRPVLQVFHQFVRRESEIASSLVLERSLNRVQLLGRVGQDPVMRQVEGKNPVTIFSLATNEMWRSGESETYQMGDVSQKTTWHRISVFRPGLRDVAYQYVKKGSRIYVEGKVDYGEYTDKNNVRRQATTIIAGSLSLI, from the exons ATGGCGGGAGGTGCGGcggctgctgt gggaaGACCACACACTACACTGTGGGAAAAGCAAATAGAAGCCATGTTTCGAAGACCCGTATTACAG GTATTTCATCAGTTTGTGAGACGCGAGTCTGAAATAGCCAGCAGCTTGGTTCTTGAAAGAT CTCTGAACCGTGTGCAGCTGCTTGGGCGAGTGGGTCAGGACCCTGTCATGAGGCAGGTAGAAGGGAAAAACCCGGTCACGATATTTTCTCTAGCGACCAATGAGATGTGGCGGTCAGGGGAGAGTGAAACATACCAAATGG GTGATGTCAGTCAAAAGACAACGTGGCACAGAATATCAGTATTCCGACCAGGTCTCAGAGATGTGGCATATCAGTATGTGAAAAAGGG gtcCCGAATTTACGTAGAAGGGAAAGTAGACTATGGTGAATACACAGACAAAAATAATGTGAGGCGACAAGCAACAACAATCATAGCTG gaTCCCTGTCTTTAATATAA
- the SSBP1 gene encoding single-stranded DNA-binding protein, mitochondrial isoform X1 has translation MAGGAAAAVGRPHTTLWEKQIEAMFRRPVLQVFHQFVRRESEIASSLVLERSLNRVQLLGRVGQDPVMRQVEGKNPVTIFSLATNEMWRSGESETYQMGDVSQKTTWHRISVFRPGLRDVAYQYVKKGSRIYVEGKVDYGEYTDKNNVRRQATTIIADPHLAFPCPKCGHDG, from the exons ATGGCGGGAGGTGCGGcggctgctgt gggaaGACCACACACTACACTGTGGGAAAAGCAAATAGAAGCCATGTTTCGAAGACCCGTATTACAG GTATTTCATCAGTTTGTGAGACGCGAGTCTGAAATAGCCAGCAGCTTGGTTCTTGAAAGAT CTCTGAACCGTGTGCAGCTGCTTGGGCGAGTGGGTCAGGACCCTGTCATGAGGCAGGTAGAAGGGAAAAACCCGGTCACGATATTTTCTCTAGCGACCAATGAGATGTGGCGGTCAGGGGAGAGTGAAACATACCAAATGG GTGATGTCAGTCAAAAGACAACGTGGCACAGAATATCAGTATTCCGACCAGGTCTCAGAGATGTGGCATATCAGTATGTGAAAAAGGG gtcCCGAATTTACGTAGAAGGGAAAGTAGACTATGGTGAATACACAGACAAAAATAATGTGAGGCGACAAGCAACAACAATCATAGCTG
- the SSBP1 gene encoding single-stranded DNA-binding protein, mitochondrial isoform X5 → MFRRPVLQVFHQFVRRESEIASSLVLERSLNRVQLLGRVGQDPVMRQVEGKNPVTIFSLATNEMWRSGESETYQMGDVSQKTTWHRISVFRPGLRDVAYQYVKKGSRIYVEGKVDYGEYTDKNNVRRQATTIIADPHLAFPCPKCGHDG, encoded by the exons ATGTTTCGAAGACCCGTATTACAG GTATTTCATCAGTTTGTGAGACGCGAGTCTGAAATAGCCAGCAGCTTGGTTCTTGAAAGAT CTCTGAACCGTGTGCAGCTGCTTGGGCGAGTGGGTCAGGACCCTGTCATGAGGCAGGTAGAAGGGAAAAACCCGGTCACGATATTTTCTCTAGCGACCAATGAGATGTGGCGGTCAGGGGAGAGTGAAACATACCAAATGG GTGATGTCAGTCAAAAGACAACGTGGCACAGAATATCAGTATTCCGACCAGGTCTCAGAGATGTGGCATATCAGTATGTGAAAAAGGG gtcCCGAATTTACGTAGAAGGGAAAGTAGACTATGGTGAATACACAGACAAAAATAATGTGAGGCGACAAGCAACAACAATCATAGCTG
- the SSBP1 gene encoding single-stranded DNA-binding protein, mitochondrial isoform X4 — protein sequence MAGGAAAAVGRPHTTLWEKQIEAMFRRPVLQVFHQFVRRESEIASSLVLERSLNRVQLLGRVGQDPVMRQVEGKNPVTIFSLATNEMWRSGESETYQMGDVSQKTTWHRISVFRPGLRDVAYQYVKKGSRIYVEGKVDYGEYTDKNNVRRQATTIIAVDGC from the exons ATGGCGGGAGGTGCGGcggctgctgt gggaaGACCACACACTACACTGTGGGAAAAGCAAATAGAAGCCATGTTTCGAAGACCCGTATTACAG GTATTTCATCAGTTTGTGAGACGCGAGTCTGAAATAGCCAGCAGCTTGGTTCTTGAAAGAT CTCTGAACCGTGTGCAGCTGCTTGGGCGAGTGGGTCAGGACCCTGTCATGAGGCAGGTAGAAGGGAAAAACCCGGTCACGATATTTTCTCTAGCGACCAATGAGATGTGGCGGTCAGGGGAGAGTGAAACATACCAAATGG GTGATGTCAGTCAAAAGACAACGTGGCACAGAATATCAGTATTCCGACCAGGTCTCAGAGATGTGGCATATCAGTATGTGAAAAAGGG gtcCCGAATTTACGTAGAAGGGAAAGTAGACTATGGTGAATACACAGACAAAAATAATGTGAGGCGACAAGCAACAACAATCATAGCTG
- the SSBP1 gene encoding single-stranded DNA-binding protein, mitochondrial isoform X2 — protein sequence MAGGAAAAVGRPHTTLWEKQIEAMFRRPVLQVFHQFVRRESEIASSLVLERSLNRVQLLGRVGQDPVMRQVEGKNPVTIFSLATNEMWRSGESETYQMGDVSQKTTWHRISVFRPGLRDVAYQYVKKGSRIYVEGKVDYGEYTDKNNVRRQATTIIADNIIFLSDQTKEKA from the exons ATGGCGGGAGGTGCGGcggctgctgt gggaaGACCACACACTACACTGTGGGAAAAGCAAATAGAAGCCATGTTTCGAAGACCCGTATTACAG GTATTTCATCAGTTTGTGAGACGCGAGTCTGAAATAGCCAGCAGCTTGGTTCTTGAAAGAT CTCTGAACCGTGTGCAGCTGCTTGGGCGAGTGGGTCAGGACCCTGTCATGAGGCAGGTAGAAGGGAAAAACCCGGTCACGATATTTTCTCTAGCGACCAATGAGATGTGGCGGTCAGGGGAGAGTGAAACATACCAAATGG GTGATGTCAGTCAAAAGACAACGTGGCACAGAATATCAGTATTCCGACCAGGTCTCAGAGATGTGGCATATCAGTATGTGAAAAAGGG gtcCCGAATTTACGTAGAAGGGAAAGTAGACTATGGTGAATACACAGACAAAAATAATGTGAGGCGACAAGCAACAACAATCATAGCTG ATAACATTATATTTTTGAGTGACCAGACCAAAGAGAAGGCATAG